Proteins from a genomic interval of Lysobacter arenosi:
- a CDS encoding NAD-dependent epimerase: MKVLVTGTAGFIGSHVALELLRRGDEVVGFDNLNNYYDVGLKKARLARFLGHPRYTHLHADLADRDAVEAAFERHRPQRVVHLAAQAGVRYAAENPHVYVSSNVTGFLHMLEGCRRHGSEHLVFASTSSVYGANTAMPFSEHQPSEHPLTLYAATKKANEQMAHSYAHLYGIPSTGLRFFTVYGPWGRPDMALFLFTKAILAGEPVPVFNHGRHKRSFTYIDDIVAGVVRALDRVPTKDDAWRGESPDPASSGVAPYRLYNIGSRESVELLRYIEVLEQCLGRKATLQMLPLQAGDVPSTEADCSDLAHDMGYSPQFTVEEGVENFVRWYRDYYHLGAAVPARQYA; encoded by the coding sequence ATGAAGGTCCTCGTTACCGGCACGGCTGGATTCATCGGCTCGCATGTCGCATTGGAACTGCTGCGACGCGGTGACGAAGTGGTGGGCTTCGACAACCTCAACAACTACTACGACGTCGGCCTGAAGAAGGCGCGACTCGCGCGCTTCCTCGGCCATCCCCGCTACACGCACCTGCATGCCGACCTGGCCGACCGCGACGCCGTCGAGGCCGCATTCGAGCGCCACCGCCCGCAGCGCGTGGTGCACCTGGCCGCGCAGGCCGGCGTGCGTTATGCGGCGGAGAACCCGCACGTCTACGTCAGCAGCAATGTCACCGGTTTCCTGCACATGCTGGAGGGCTGTCGTCGCCATGGCAGCGAGCACCTGGTGTTCGCCTCGACCAGTTCGGTGTACGGCGCCAACACGGCGATGCCTTTCTCCGAGCACCAGCCCAGCGAGCATCCGCTGACGCTGTACGCGGCCACCAAGAAGGCCAACGAACAGATGGCGCACAGCTACGCGCATCTGTACGGAATCCCGAGCACGGGCCTGCGCTTCTTCACCGTTTACGGCCCGTGGGGTCGTCCGGACATGGCGCTGTTCCTGTTCACCAAGGCCATCCTCGCCGGCGAACCGGTGCCGGTGTTCAACCATGGCCGGCACAAGCGCAGCTTCACCTACATCGACGACATCGTCGCCGGCGTGGTGCGCGCACTCGATCGGGTGCCGACGAAAGATGATGCCTGGCGCGGTGAATCGCCGGACCCGGCCAGCAGTGGCGTCGCCCCGTACCGGCTGTACAACATCGGCAGCCGCGAAAGCGTGGAACTGCTGCGCTACATCGAAGTGCTGGAGCAATGCCTGGGACGCAAGGCGACCCTGCAGATGCTTCCGTTGCAGGCAGGCGACGTGCCGTCGACCGAAGCCGATTGCAGCGACCTCGCCCACGACATGGGCTACAGCCCGCAGTTCACCGTCGAGGAAGGCGTGGAGAACTTCGTGCGCTGGTATCGCGACTACTACCACCTCGGCGCGGCAGTGCCGGCCAGGCAGTACGCGTAA
- the tviB gene encoding Vi polysaccharide biosynthesis UDP-N-acetylglucosamine C-6 dehydrogenase TviB — MQTVKVGVVGLGYVGLPLAVAFAKYFDTVGFDINAARVEELRQGKDSTLEVDPAELAAAPRLRCSCELSELRECNVYIVTVPTPIDAAKRPNLGPLARASETLGKVLKHGDVVVYESTVYPGCTEEVCVPILERSSGLVFNRDFFVGYSPERINPGDKDHRLTSILKITSGSTPQVADFVDQLYGSIIEAGTHKASSLKVAEAAKVIENTQRDLNIALINDLAILFNKLGIDTLEVLQAAGTKWNFLPFRPGLVGGHCIGVDPYYLTHKAQEIGHHPDVILAGRRTNDGMGAYIASEVVRLMVRKGINPVQARILILGLAFKENCPDLRNTRVVDIVHALRGYNANVDVHDPWVAADEAAAEYGITTIDAPAAGEYDAVIVAVAHRQFAELGAPGVRALGKPVSVLYDVKYVLPRDAVDGRL, encoded by the coding sequence CTGCAGACCGTCAAGGTCGGCGTGGTTGGACTGGGCTACGTCGGACTGCCATTGGCGGTCGCGTTCGCAAAGTATTTCGACACGGTCGGCTTCGACATCAACGCCGCCCGCGTCGAGGAGCTGCGCCAGGGCAAGGACAGCACGCTGGAAGTCGATCCGGCCGAGCTGGCCGCGGCGCCGCGCTTGCGCTGCAGCTGCGAGCTGTCGGAGCTGCGCGAGTGCAATGTCTACATCGTCACCGTGCCAACTCCCATCGACGCCGCCAAGCGCCCGAACCTCGGCCCGCTCGCGCGCGCCAGCGAAACTCTCGGCAAGGTGCTCAAGCACGGCGATGTGGTCGTCTACGAATCCACCGTCTATCCGGGTTGCACCGAGGAAGTCTGCGTGCCGATCCTGGAGCGCTCGTCGGGCCTGGTGTTCAACCGCGACTTCTTCGTCGGCTACAGCCCTGAGCGGATCAACCCCGGTGACAAGGACCACCGCCTGACCTCGATCCTCAAGATCACCTCCGGGTCGACGCCGCAGGTCGCCGACTTCGTCGACCAGCTCTACGGCTCGATCATCGAGGCCGGCACGCACAAGGCCAGTTCGCTGAAGGTCGCCGAAGCGGCCAAGGTGATCGAGAACACCCAGCGCGATCTCAACATCGCCCTGATCAACGACCTGGCGATCCTGTTCAACAAGCTCGGCATCGACACCCTGGAAGTACTGCAGGCGGCCGGCACCAAGTGGAACTTCCTGCCGTTCCGGCCGGGCCTGGTCGGCGGCCACTGCATCGGCGTCGATCCCTACTACCTGACCCACAAGGCGCAGGAGATCGGCCACCACCCGGACGTGATCCTCGCCGGCCGCCGCACCAACGACGGCATGGGCGCCTACATCGCCAGTGAAGTCGTGCGGCTGATGGTGCGCAAGGGCATCAACCCGGTGCAGGCGCGGATCCTGATCCTGGGCCTGGCGTTCAAGGAGAACTGCCCGGACCTTCGCAACACCCGCGTGGTCGACATCGTCCACGCGCTGCGTGGCTACAACGCCAATGTCGACGTGCACGACCCCTGGGTCGCGGCCGACGAAGCCGCAGCCGAGTACGGCATCACCACGATCGACGCGCCTGCAGCCGGCGAGTACGACGCGGTAATCGTCGCCGTCGCCCATCGCCAGTTCGCCGAACTCGGCGCGCCTGGCGTGAGGGCACTCGGCAAGCCCGTGTCGGTGCTCTACGACGTCAAGTACGTGCTGCCGCGCGATGCGGTCGACGGCCGGCTGTGA
- a CDS encoding 4'-phosphopantetheinyl transferase family protein has product MTLIVPVRPLGVPGAMPDAPDLRPSRARSCVVAFAELEAWQSWLEEAWSLLDPAERTRVLHRRVPADREALTIAYALHRMVLSGVLGISAADVPLSRDERGCPCLPGMALHTSLSHADGVAAFAVCAMGPVGIDIEPSLRASELPQVSTSVCHAIEASQLAGLREPLYSRELLALWVRKEALLKAEGIGLEREMTAFVAADGAVLPLTASTADNAGPVRLSMLEIGARWTAAVAAPVDAVIEGVWLRPVGGRVVAEPALYVS; this is encoded by the coding sequence ATGACGCTGATCGTGCCCGTACGTCCGCTCGGCGTGCCAGGCGCCATGCCCGACGCGCCGGACCTGCGGCCCTCGCGGGCGCGGTCGTGCGTGGTTGCATTCGCCGAACTCGAGGCGTGGCAATCATGGCTGGAAGAAGCCTGGTCCCTGCTGGATCCGGCTGAACGCACGCGCGTGCTGCATCGGCGCGTGCCCGCCGACCGCGAGGCATTGACCATCGCCTACGCGCTGCACCGGATGGTGCTGTCGGGCGTGCTTGGAATCTCCGCGGCCGACGTCCCGCTGTCGCGCGATGAGCGCGGATGCCCGTGCCTGCCCGGAATGGCTTTGCACACCAGCCTCAGCCACGCCGACGGCGTGGCCGCCTTCGCCGTCTGTGCGATGGGGCCGGTGGGCATCGACATCGAACCATCGCTGCGCGCGAGCGAACTGCCGCAGGTCTCGACCAGCGTCTGCCACGCGATCGAGGCGAGCCAGCTCGCCGGACTGCGCGAGCCGCTCTACAGCCGTGAGCTGCTGGCGTTGTGGGTGCGCAAGGAAGCATTGCTCAAGGCCGAAGGCATCGGCCTGGAGCGGGAAATGACCGCTTTTGTTGCGGCCGACGGTGCGGTCCTGCCGTTGACCGCGTCAACCGCCGACAACGCCGGTCCGGTGCGGCTGTCGATGCTCGAGATCGGTGCGCGCTGGACCGCCGCCGTGGCTGCGCCGGTGGATGCGGTGATCGAAGGCGTCTGGTTGCGACCGGTCGGTGGCCGGGTGGTCGCCGAGCCGGCGTTGTACGTGTCGTGA
- a CDS encoding TIGR03013 family XrtA/PEP-CTERM system glycosyltransferase — protein sequence MVFGKASLKNRALTLIWVLELLLVMAAVAGAAWLRFMNDPEGHEIFSENLAVRAFMVALFVTTSMAALGLYEVHVRLNRFEFALRMLVSFAIGGIGLMVLYYLVPAAYIGRGVIVIALVLALAGMALLRLGVLQVFAGDLFRRRVLVLGAGHNANLINNRLRRNSDRRAFTLVGYVPIPGQEAAVPANLLVSPVDGLAELTHRLQISEVVVAPDERRGGLPMDEMLACVQRGVTMTDLSTFFEREAGIVTTNLVDPSWLVFSGGFDHSTSRCMNKRFFDVLAASALLMVTWPLMALVALCIRLESPGPILYQQTRIGEGGRPFELIKFRSMRVDAETDGVARWAQTGDDRTTRVGRFIRLVRLDELPQLFNILRGEMSIVGPRPERPQFVDMLSREIRYYAVRHCVKPGLTGWAQLRYPYGASVRDAEEKLKFDLFYVKNHGLAFDLIILLQTVEVVLFQRGAR from the coding sequence ATGGTCTTCGGCAAGGCAAGTCTCAAGAACCGGGCGCTGACGCTCATCTGGGTGCTGGAACTGTTGCTGGTGATGGCGGCGGTGGCTGGCGCGGCGTGGCTGCGTTTCATGAACGACCCGGAAGGCCACGAAATATTCTCCGAGAACCTCGCCGTCAGGGCCTTCATGGTGGCGTTGTTCGTGACCACGTCGATGGCGGCACTGGGCTTGTACGAAGTGCATGTGCGCCTGAATCGCTTCGAGTTCGCGCTGCGGATGCTGGTCTCGTTCGCCATCGGCGGCATCGGACTGATGGTGCTTTACTACCTGGTGCCTGCGGCCTACATCGGTCGCGGCGTGATCGTCATTGCCCTGGTCCTGGCACTGGCCGGCATGGCGCTGCTGCGCCTGGGTGTGCTGCAGGTGTTCGCCGGCGACCTGTTCCGACGCCGTGTGCTGGTGCTTGGTGCCGGCCACAACGCCAACCTGATCAACAACCGCCTGCGCCGCAACAGTGACCGCCGTGCCTTCACCCTAGTCGGTTATGTGCCGATTCCGGGGCAGGAGGCCGCGGTGCCCGCCAACCTGCTGGTGTCGCCTGTCGACGGACTGGCCGAACTGACGCATCGCTTGCAGATCAGCGAGGTGGTGGTGGCTCCGGACGAGCGGCGTGGTGGCCTGCCGATGGACGAGATGCTGGCCTGCGTGCAACGGGGCGTGACCATGACCGACCTGTCGACGTTCTTCGAACGCGAAGCCGGCATCGTCACCACCAACCTGGTCGATCCATCGTGGCTGGTGTTCTCCGGCGGCTTCGACCACTCGACCTCGCGCTGCATGAACAAGCGCTTCTTCGATGTGCTGGCCGCCAGCGCGCTGCTGATGGTCACCTGGCCGCTCATGGCGCTGGTGGCGCTGTGCATCCGCCTGGAGTCGCCCGGCCCCATCCTGTACCAGCAGACGCGGATCGGCGAGGGTGGCCGGCCGTTCGAGCTGATCAAGTTCCGCAGCATGCGCGTGGATGCCGAGACCGACGGCGTCGCGCGCTGGGCGCAGACCGGCGATGACCGCACCACCCGTGTCGGGCGCTTCATCCGCCTGGTCCGGCTCGATGAGCTGCCGCAGCTGTTCAACATCCTGCGCGGCGAGATGAGCATCGTCGGGCCCAGGCCCGAGCGCCCGCAGTTCGTCGACATGCTCAGCCGCGAGATCCGCTACTACGCCGTGCGCCACTGCGTGAAGCCGGGGCTGACCGGCTGGGCGCAGTTGCGGTATCCCTACGGGGCATCGGTGCGCGACGCCGAGGAGAAGCTCAAGTTCGACCTGTTCTACGTCAAGAACCACGGCCTGGCATTCGACCTGATCATCCTGCTGCAGACGGTCGAGGTGGTGCTGTTCCAGCGCGGCGCCCGCTGA